ATCACGGTCAAAATCCTCATCTCTGGACCTCTCCCGCTTTAATGATTCGCCTGATTGGTTTTCTGGAAAAAGAACTTAGCACCCGGTTTCCCAATTCCGCTTATGTATTTAAAAACAATGCTCAAAAAATGCAGCAGGAACTTGGTGATTTAAGTGCCAAAATTGAGAAAGAAAGAGCCCAGTATGATAATCCTGCAATAATTACCTATCACGATGCTTTCCACTATTTTCTGCAGGAATATAATCTTGAGGAATTGGGGTTTGTGCAGGAAAGTCCCGGTAAAGAACCCACTCCTGCAGACCTTTCTCGCTTGGGTAAGATAATACAAGAACATAATGTAAAAGCCATTTTTCTGGAACCGCAAATGGATAAAAGAGCCGGGGAAACCCTTGCCCAAGAATTTAGCTTGAAATTACTCACGCTTGATCCTTTAGGCAGTGACGGCAAGGCACAAACCATTACGCAGCTGATAGATAATAACTGGCAAAAGATGAAAATGGGATTTTAGCAACACTAATGATTCAAATTAAAGACCTGCAATACAAAATAAACGGCAAGATAATTCTGGAAGATATTTTTCTGGAACTTGCTGAGGGTGAATTTGCCGCTATTATAGGTCCTAACGGAGCCGGAAAATCAACTTTGATAAAATTGATACTCGGCTTATTGGAACTGAAAGAAGGCAGCATTTTGATTGATGGAGTAGAGCACTATAACTGGCTGAAAAATAATACTATTGGTTATCTGCCCCAATATGAGGAATTTGATAATGCCTTTCCGGCAACCGCTTTGGATATTGTTTTAATGGGCTTGGCAGGTCAGCTTCCCTTAGGGGCTCATTTTAATAAAAATCATAAACAAAAAGCAATGGAAGCATTGGAACAAACAGGAGTTGCTCATCTGGCAAAAGAATTGATGGGAAAACTCTCCGGAGGGGAATTACAAAGAGTTTTTTTAGCCCGCGCCATTGTTACTGAAAGCAAATACTTAATTTTGGATGAACCGGAGGCAAGCTTAGACCGTCCTTCCGTGGAAAGTTTTTTTGCTCTGCTGAAAGAATTGAATAGCGCTGGCAAAACAATTATTACCATTTCTCACGATTTAACTACTCTCTCCAAATATTGCAGTTTTCTGGTTTGCTTAAATCGCCGGTTGCATTGTCATAGCCAAACTGAACTTATTGATGCAGATGTGATTCATAAGACCTTTGGTGATAGTTTGCGGATTATTGAAAAGGATTATTAAACTAAAATGTTTAGCTTTTCGTTTCTGATTTACGCTTTTTTAGGGGCATTACTATCGGGAATTTCTTTGGCTGTGTTTGCTCCATTTGTCACTCTCCGGCGGATATCCTATTTGGGTGAAGCGCTTTCCCATATTGCTTTTGCCGGAATTGCTTTGGCTATTATAACCGGTTTGAATTTAACTGTAACAACCCTGTTTTTTGTGATGCTGATTGCTTTGGGAATTACTTTGCTGGCAAAGAAGCATAACATTCAGGAATCCAATACGATAACTATATTTCTGTCCTTAAGTATGGCGCTGGGTATAATCCTGATATCTATTTCTAAAAATTACAGTTTTGACCTCTCCAGCTACCTTTTCGGCAATGTGTTGCTGGTTACCAAAAGCGAAGTAATTTCCCTGGTTGTATTATCCGTTTTAAACATTGCCTTCGTCTGTTTTTTCTATAAGGAACTGTTCTATTTAACTTACAATCCTGTAATGGCAAAGGTCTATCGGATTAAAACAGACCTGGTAAACCTGATTTTTATGCTGCTTTTGGCTGCCAATATCGTTATCAATGTTAAAAGCGCGGGAATAATTCTGGTTACGGCTCAGCTGATTCTGCCTGCAGTGATTGCATTTAATTTTGTCCATCAGCTTTCTAAAGCTATATTTATTTCTATCCTGGTGGCTATATTTTCCGCTTTTATAGGATTTTATTTTAGTTTTCAGCTGAATTTACCTACCGGAGCTTGTATTGTTGTTTTTGAAGCGCTTCTCTATTTTATATCTTTATTATGCACGGAAGGTTGATGTCCCGGTCAACTAAACACTGGAGGGTTGACCTCCCGGTCAACCAAACTCGGAAGGTTGATGTCCCCGTCAACTAAACACTGGAGGGTTGACCTCCCGGTCAACCAAAAACCCCGGAAGGTTGATGTCCTCATCAACCAAAATCCCCGGAAGGTTGATGTCCTCATCAACCAAACACTGGAGGGTTGACCTCCCGGTCAACCAAAACCCCGGAAGGTTGATGTCCCGGTCAACCAAATCCCGGAAGGTTGATGTCCTCATCAACCATTTCTAAAAACCGACCCGATATCTTTTTTCCTGGAAAAGGAAGGAAATTATGAAGAATTTAGCCCGACATCTGTTACCTCTGTTAATTGGTCTTGTTTTTGCCTCAATAATTTGGCAGGTAGGAGAAACTATGCTTGCCGATTTTTGGAACAAAACCTCTTTAAGTATTTTTGGCAGCTCTTTTGTGGAGCTCCCGACAATGGATAAAAACGGCATTCCGATGCAATATTATCCTTCTGCAGGAAAGGTTTATAATCCTGAACTTATTGCCTCTCAGGCCTCCCGCTTCTATAAAACCCGCATTGAGGAAACCCGAAAAAATGCCTTTTTGCTTTATAGTAAATGGCTGGAAGATAATCTGGATGCAAACGGCAATATTCCTGATAATTATGATTATCCGAAAGTAGGATTAAAAAAACCCTGGTATAGTGCTGCAGGCAATAGTGCAACTATGCTTGCTTTGGCTGAAAGAGCTGGTAACCTGCATAATCCGGAAACCTTTATTAAAGCCCAAAAAATGCTCTATAACCTGCAACCTGAAAAAGGCAATTTCAGCTTTTACGAAAAAGACGGGGGTATCTGGTTTCAGGAATTTCCTACTGAACCCTATTCTCTTTACGGAATGCTGAAAACCCTGGCAAATCTTGCCGAATATCAAAAATTGGTAGAAGATAGCTTGTCGCTAAAACTTTTTCAACAAGGCACTATTGCCCTGAAGGCAAAGCTGCCGCAGCTGGCAAAGGAAAACTTGCTGGACGATAAATATCACTATAAAAACAAACGCATTGAACACATAGAACTTGTTTCGCTTCTGGAAGATGTGAATGCTGCCACGCAGGATTCTGTTTTCACTCCCTATATCCAAACCTATAAAGCTAATAACAAACAGTTTGTCCTGTTCCAGTTTTTCAGTCCTTTCCAGCCGGGAAGAATAATTGGTTTTCTCTTTGGCTGGGCAATTCTGTATCTAATTGCCTACCTCTTTTTAAAGCCCAAGAAAGATAGAGAATTATAGCCATCAGGACAGCCGGGTTAATGAATTCTTTATAAGCTCGTTTCGGTGTTTTCGGTGCCTTCGGTGGCTTATTTGTTTTCGGTGTCTTCGGTGCCTTCGGTGGCTTATCTAACTTCGGTGTCTTCGGTGTCCTCGGTGGCTTATTTGTTTTCGGTGGCTAAAAAAAATCCCGGGCATTTCACCCGGGATTCTTTAACTTGGCTCTCCTTCCAGAGTTCCTATTTAGTCATTAGCATCTTTTTGCTTTGCTGGAAATTATCAGTTTTCATAAGGTAAATGTAAACTCCACTGCCAACTGTTTTACCGGTATCATCTTTGCCGTCCCAGTTCGTTTTAAAAGTTCCAGCTGAATTGTGAGTGTTTGTAAACGAGCGTATTCTTTGTCCTTTGGAATTATATATTTCCAAAGTTACAGTCGTCGGTTCCGGGATACTGTAGCTTAAAACTGTATTGGGATTAAAAGGATTGGGATAGGCATTATACAATTTGGTTACGATTGGAAATTCAGGAGTTTCGGGTTCAGAACCATTTTCTCCAGTTGTAACGGAAACAGGACCAAAATATTGCGTTTCACCATTTAACGCAATGCTTTCCAACCAGTAATAATATACCGTATTAGAAGCAAATTCAGAATCAGTAAATTTATAGCTGGTTTGCGTTCCCAGTTCAATTCCTTCGTTTATTAAAACTGGATTTATCTTAATAGCATTTGCATAATTTCTATCTTCGCTACGCAAAATGTTATAACCGCTATGATTTGTTTCCGATTGGCTTACCCAGCTAATAGTTACATAACCTTGGGTAGCGTAAATGGCATTAAAATACGAAAGCTCTACAGGCAAAGTGGATTCTGCATTTATGGGAAAAACAATATCCACATCACCATTGGCTTTGGCTTCCAAGATAAAGCTGACTATTTCAGCTGTCCAGGTTCCCGGATTGGAAATTATCTGATATGTTTCACTTGGTAAAATCCGATAGGCAATCTGCGCAGGAATAAAGCCAAGCGAATGAGTAATCGCGATATTTTTACCGGTAAGATTAACCCCTGAACTGCTTAACTGAATAACTAACCCGGCATTGGGTAAACCAATTCCTTCAGAAGCTAAACTGGCAACGGCAGTTATTTCAGTTTCACCTTCCAAACCGGAAATTTCTACACTGGGATTTACAGGAACTTCATTAATAGTAACAGTTCCAGCATCAACTACGGTTGTTCCGGTGGTAGTAAAATTCCATACAGGACATTCATTGGCATCCCCAATTTGGTTTACAGGAACTACCTTCCAGAAATATGTTGTTCCATAAGCAAAAGCTGATGGAGTGTAATGTGGCGATAAACATTCTACAGGTGTTCCGGGAAGGGTTTGTCCCAAATATAATTTATAGGAAACAGGTGCATTAGCTCCCGCATCCCAATACAGTTTTGTATTCAGAGCTACATTTTGAGCATTATTTTCAGGAATAGGATTCAGTGCTGCCGATGGACAATTAGTGAAAGCAGCAACTTCCATATTATTTAGCATAACATCACTATCTGCATTAGATATTGTTGAACCAACATAAAATGCAAATCTACAATGTCCACTATGTCCTGCTAAAGGAATAACTACTTTTTCTCCACTGATTCTGATATCATTATAAACATAAGAAGAACCCGTATTATTCCATTCCCGAACAATATTGGCTGTGGACCAGCTATATCCATCACCAATTAAAACGGCAATTCTATCATCAGGAGCATAAACTGGAGGCGTTCCGGTTGGGGTTTGATTATATTTTAGCACTGCCAAATCAAAAGAAAGATAATAGGTATCATCCGGAATATTAAAAAGAGGAGAAATCAACCACCCGTTAATTGAACCCCAAATATTTAATCTGGCTGCTTTATCCGTTCCGGTAATATTCAGCCAGTCATCCTGTTCCCATAAACTTGAGGGATTTAAAGAAATGGGGTCTTGCAAAACACCGGTTCTTGTTAACCAATCACTATTGGGAGGAACAGCACTATCAAAACTCTCCTGATAAGGAAAAGTGGCAATAGCAGGATCGGCTACTGCAGTAAAACTCCATATAGGACAATTCTGCGCTTCACCAATAATATTAACAGGTATCACTTGCCAGTAATAGGTAGTGCTGTAATTGAATCTGTTTGCCGGTGTGTATTTGGTAGTAGTAACAACTTGATTTAAGGCAATATTGGTAGGGGGATTATCCGTTCCGAAATTGATCTTATAACTAAGAGGTGAACCACCTCCGCTGGACCATTTAAGATATTTGTCAATTGCTATATCGGTGGCAAGATTTGCTGGATCAGGATTTATAGCAGGATTGGGTGCTTGCGTTGGAGGAGTGATAATTTTGAAGCTGGGATGATTGTTGGAAGTAGCTCCAGTGGTGTTTGGAAAAGTAGTTCCGGTTCCGGACTCTTTGTAAACTGCCATATTGCTTTTAGAGGCATAATAAAACTTGGGATAACCACTGCTGATTTTGCTGCCATCTCTGTTTTCCCAAACAATATCTAAGCCCACATAACCATCCCAGGTAAAATTGAAAGGCGTGGTTAAAACTATCTCCATCCAACCTGGCCCGGCAAAAGTTATACTGCCATCATAGACCTTAGTAAATGAAGTGCTGCCCCCGGGATTGGGATAACTGGTTGAACTAGATAGGGTACTGCTATAATTGTAACCAAAATAGACCTTCTGATTATCCATAGTATAATCGGAAACATCATTGTTAACTTTAAAAGCAATGGAATAAATAGTAAATGAACCGGTTATTCCAGCACTACTCATCTCCGTTGCTGTAAAAATAAATCGGCTCCATCCATAATTTGAATTTCCGTTAACGGGAACATGATAGCTATTAGAGGTGCCATCTACAATGGTATATTCCGTGGCAAAGAGAAAACTGCTCATCGCTAAAACAACAAGCAGAACTACAAGTGTTTTTTTCATTTTAATCTCCCTTATTAGTAGGTAGTAGTAAAAAATTGTTTTCCTGATTGACCATATAATACACCGCTCTCCTTACAATGACCACTATCATTATATGAAAAGAGCGGAACCGAAATAACATCTGCATAAGATTTCCGGTAAAAAAAGATTGTTTCTTTTACCATAAATTCATCCTAAATATCTCCCTATTGCCTTTTGCGATAACTTTTCGCTACTCTCGCTTCCGGCAAAGGCATCATTCCTGTTGCGGGATTCTAACTTGAAACCTATGTTTTCCATCTTGATAAACTCCTTATCTATGCAGTCATTTATCGTTTTTCCCAAGCTTTGGCAGAACTCTTCGCTTGCCACACAAACACTGCAAACTATTCCTCTGATATTGTCAAGAACTTTTTTACAATTCTGCTTCTGCCGCCCTAAACCTTGTTCTAACAGTGATTTCTCCTTAGCTTAGTTCCAAATGCCGGTAAAATTCCCTGTTATTGTTGCCGGTCTGGAAGATAATTGTTCTATCCTTTCCCTTTCCTATCTTCAATATAAACTGCAAAAAAGACGAATCTCTTATAAAAACTTGGTTTTTTGGTTTGTGGTAATCCCCCCAAAAATCCAATCTGACAGAAATAAAGCAAAATGATATTATCTCCCTGTTGGGGATAAAGCTTTTATTTTTCCATACTTGGATTTCTGCTTGCACGGTAATGATAAAGGATATTTTATTTAATAGCTAATTAACTGGGGCAATTACTAAAGGGGAATTAGACAACTCGTTTCTCCACCTTGCCTTATTTGGAACTAAAAACCACAGTAGTTGTTTTATGCTTAAGGATTTATAATTATTCTGTCCGGGAGCTCTTTTTTGAAACCAGATAGTTACCTATTATTAAGCTATCCAAACCGGAGGAAAAGAAAGTACGGATGGCATCATTGGGACTGTTTACAATCGGCTCGCCTTGAATATTGAAAGAAGTATTCAGTATTATTGGGACACCCGTTAATTTGCCTGTTTCAGTGATTAGCCGATGCCATAAAGGAAGAATATCCTTTTCCACGGTTTGGGGTCTGATGGTTTTATCAATATGAACGGTTGCCGGAGCTTTAGCTGCTAATAACTCTGTAGCTATATCAGCTTTTATCATATAGGGTAAAGATTTATCTCCGGAAAGATATTCACTTGCTTCTTCTGCAGGAAGGGAAGGACAATAGGGTCGCCAGCTTTCCCGGAACTTTACCTGGCTGTTTATTTTATCTTTAATGCCATTATTTGCAGGAATTGCCACAATACTGCGTCCGCCGAGAGCTCTGGCTCCCATTTCTGCAGAGCCCTGAAACCAGCCGATGATTTTACCTTTTGCCAGAAGTTTAGATGCTATTCCAGCAGGATCATCCATTGCTTGAAAGTTAAGACCATAATTACTCAGCGCTTTTTTTATTTCGTCATTGCTGAAGGATGCTCCGTATTGAACATTTTTCAACGGATCACCAAGCTTGGCGCCAAGCTGTTCGGAAACCCAATATGCCGCTCCAATGGCAGAACCATCATCAGAA
The Candidatus Cloacimonas sp. DNA segment above includes these coding regions:
- a CDS encoding metal ABC transporter substrate-binding protein, coding for MRQIKWIVLIALLFTLSCQKKESAEKKPLLLASIHPYELVLKQLAGNEFEVQCIIPPGASPHTWSPRPADLKNLHSAAFILANGLGLETNLEKNFRERKDVYVEAATLLKDLIPPEEKELSPEEDNPEHLEQHHHHGQNPHLWTSPALMIRLIGFLEKELSTRFPNSAYVFKNNAQKMQQELGDLSAKIEKERAQYDNPAIITYHDAFHYFLQEYNLEELGFVQESPGKEPTPADLSRLGKIIQEHNVKAIFLEPQMDKRAGETLAQEFSLKLLTLDPLGSDGKAQTITQLIDNNWQKMKMGF
- a CDS encoding ABC transporter ATP-binding protein, which gives rise to MIQIKDLQYKINGKIILEDIFLELAEGEFAAIIGPNGAGKSTLIKLILGLLELKEGSILIDGVEHYNWLKNNTIGYLPQYEEFDNAFPATALDIVLMGLAGQLPLGAHFNKNHKQKAMEALEQTGVAHLAKELMGKLSGGELQRVFLARAIVTESKYLILDEPEASLDRPSVESFFALLKELNSAGKTIITISHDLTTLSKYCSFLVCLNRRLHCHSQTELIDADVIHKTFGDSLRIIEKDY
- a CDS encoding metal ABC transporter permease, with amino-acid sequence MFSFSFLIYAFLGALLSGISLAVFAPFVTLRRISYLGEALSHIAFAGIALAIITGLNLTVTTLFFVMLIALGITLLAKKHNIQESNTITIFLSLSMALGIILISISKNYSFDLSSYLFGNVLLVTKSEVISLVVLSVLNIAFVCFFYKELFYLTYNPVMAKVYRIKTDLVNLIFMLLLAANIVINVKSAGIILVTAQLILPAVIAFNFVHQLSKAIFISILVAIFSAFIGFYFSFQLNLPTGACIVVFEALLYFISLLCTEG
- a CDS encoding D-glucuronyl C5-epimerase family protein, producing the protein MKNLARHLLPLLIGLVFASIIWQVGETMLADFWNKTSLSIFGSSFVELPTMDKNGIPMQYYPSAGKVYNPELIASQASRFYKTRIEETRKNAFLLYSKWLEDNLDANGNIPDNYDYPKVGLKKPWYSAAGNSATMLALAERAGNLHNPETFIKAQKMLYNLQPEKGNFSFYEKDGGIWFQEFPTEPYSLYGMLKTLANLAEYQKLVEDSLSLKLFQQGTIALKAKLPQLAKENLLDDKYHYKNKRIEHIELVSLLEDVNAATQDSVFTPYIQTYKANNKQFVLFQFFSPFQPGRIIGFLFGWAILYLIAYLFLKPKKDREL
- a CDS encoding T9SS type A sorting domain-containing protein yields the protein MKKTLVVLLVVLAMSSFLFATEYTIVDGTSNSYHVPVNGNSNYGWSRFIFTATEMSSAGITGSFTIYSIAFKVNNDVSDYTMDNQKVYFGYNYSSTLSSSTSYPNPGGSTSFTKVYDGSITFAGPGWMEIVLTTPFNFTWDGYVGLDIVWENRDGSKISSGYPKFYYASKSNMAVYKESGTGTTFPNTTGATSNNHPSFKIITPPTQAPNPAINPDPANLATDIAIDKYLKWSSGGGSPLSYKINFGTDNPPTNIALNQVVTTTKYTPANRFNYSTTYYWQVIPVNIIGEAQNCPIWSFTAVADPAIATFPYQESFDSAVPPNSDWLTRTGVLQDPISLNPSSLWEQDDWLNITGTDKAARLNIWGSINGWLISPLFNIPDDTYYLSFDLAVLKYNQTPTGTPPVYAPDDRIAVLIGDGYSWSTANIVREWNNTGSSYVYNDIRISGEKVVIPLAGHSGHCRFAFYVGSTISNADSDVMLNNMEVAAFTNCPSAALNPIPENNAQNVALNTKLYWDAGANAPVSYKLYLGQTLPGTPVECLSPHYTPSAFAYGTTYFWKVVPVNQIGDANECPVWNFTTTGTTVVDAGTVTINEVPVNPSVEISGLEGETEITAVASLASEGIGLPNAGLVIQLSSSGVNLTGKNIAITHSLGFIPAQIAYRILPSETYQIISNPGTWTAEIVSFILEAKANGDVDIVFPINAESTLPVELSYFNAIYATQGYVTISWVSQSETNHSGYNILRSEDRNYANAIKINPVLINEGIELGTQTSYKFTDSEFASNTVYYYWLESIALNGETQYFGPVSVTTGENGSEPETPEFPIVTKLYNAYPNPFNPNTVLSYSIPEPTTVTLEIYNSKGQRIRSFTNTHNSAGTFKTNWDGKDDTGKTVGSGVYIYLMKTDNFQQSKKMLMTK